The proteins below are encoded in one region of Juglans microcarpa x Juglans regia isolate MS1-56 chromosome 4D, Jm3101_v1.0, whole genome shotgun sequence:
- the LOC121259286 gene encoding CASP-like protein 1E1: MDGVLRSDVKVMESPTPSWRMRIYDVLLRFLGLAFTFVAAVLVGVTRETKIIPITISQGVPVLHIPLTAKWQYMSAFVFFLVTNSVACAYAAGSLVYSVAARSFKHMNAALALSILDLIMMALLYSANGAAAAIGLVGRDGNSHVQWRKICDVFDGYCHHLAAALVLSLIGSFAFLGLVLLSVLGLHKKSK, translated from the exons ATGGATGGAGTGCTGAGGAGTGATGTAAAGGTGATGGAGAGTCCTACTCCAAGTTGGAGAATGAGGATTTATGATGTCTTGCTTCGCTTTTTGGGGTTGGCCTTCACTTTTGTTGCTGCAGTTCTGGTGGGTGTTACTAGGGAGACCAAGATTATCCCTATCACTATTTCACAAGGCGTACCCGTCTTGCATATTCCTTTGACGGCTAAGTGGCAATACATGTCTGCTTTTGT GTTCTTCTTGGTGACAAACTCCGTAGCATGTGCGTATGCAGCAGGATCTTTGGTATACTCTGTGGCAGCCCGAAGCTTCAAACACATGAATGCAGCTTTGGCACTAAGCATCCTAGACCTGATCATGATGGCTCTTCTCTATTCCGCCAATGGGGCAGCGGCTGCTATTGGGCTCGTTGGCCGCGACGGCAATTCACACGTGCAATGGAGAAAGATCTGTGATGTGTTTGATGGCTATTGCCACCACTTGGCAGCTGCCCTAGTCCTCTCTCTTATTGGGTCTTTTGCATTTCTTGGGCTCGTTCTTCTTTCCGTTTTGGGCCTCCACAAgaagtcaaaataa
- the LOC121259287 gene encoding zinc finger protein CONSTANS-LIKE 13, with amino-acid sequence MSPQKRVCDNCSEATALLYCRADSAKLCFLCDREIHSANQLFSKHTRSPLCDACDFSPASIFCSTESSVLCQNCDWERHNLSLSLVHNRRPLEGFTGCPSVSDLMAIVGFEEVGNKALFLSDENDDADEFSDFLVWDDASHVFNFDDLIGSTNSAHEFQAMGGPPLPLPKNRNAACGQYKEDILSQLREMAKSEPNSNHEAADAEPLINYRSLVPEQNVQPRHMCTGFAHDAEQIESPDFGAGDFQWFSDGGQAANQFCISNSFKRSYIEESPVVPEKHSDIGGSVSHANDGNEAQSLHVIISENSSALPKVSPHELNSQERDSALSRYKEKKKTRRYDKHIRYESRKVRAESRVRIKGRFAKMDH; translated from the exons ATGAGCCCCCAAAAGCGTGTCTGTGACAATTGTTCAGAAGCCACCGCTCTTCTCTACTGCCGAGCCGACTCAGCCAAGCTATGCTTCCTCTGCGACAGGGAGATCCATTCGGCCAACCAGCTCTTCTCCAAGCACACTCGCTCACCGCTCTGTGACGCCTGTGACTTCTCCCCTGCCTCAATTTTCTGCTCCACTGAGAGCTCTGTTCTGTGCCAGAACTGTGACTGGGAGCGCCACAATCTCTCGCTTTCGCTGGTTCATAATAGGAGGCCGCTCGAGGGGTTCACTGGATGTCCTTCTGTGAGTGATTTGATGGCTATTGTTGGCTTTGAGGAGGTGGGTAACAAAGCTCTGTTTTTGAGCGATGAGAATGATGATGCTGATGAGTTTTCCGATTTCTTGGTTTGGGATGATGCTTCTCATGTTTTCAATTTCGATGATTTGATTGGTTCAACGAATTCAGCGCATGAGTTTCAGGCTATGGGAGGtcctcctctccctctccctaaG AATCGTAATGCTGCTTGTGGGCAATACAAGGAAGATATACTTAGCCAGCTTCGTGAAATGGCAAAGTCGGAACCCAACTCGAATCACGAAGCTGCTGATGCTGAACCCCTCATCAATTACCGATCATTGGTGCCTGAACAAAATGTGCAGCCAAGACATATGTGTACAGGCTTTGCACATGATGCAGAGCAAATTGAATCTCCTGATTTTGgg GCAGGTGACTTTCAGTGGTTTAGTGATGGTGGTCAGGCTGCAAATCAATTTTGTATTTCTAATTCATTCAAAAGAAGCTACATTGAGGAGAGTCCTGTGGTCCCTGAAAAACATTCAGATATTGGTGGCAGTGTCAGTCATGCCAATGATGGTAATGAAGCCCAATCACTACATGTTATTATATCAGAAAACTCATCAGCTCTTCCAAAAGTTTCTCCACATGAGTTAAACAGCCAAGAGAGGGACTCTGCACTCTCACGCtacaaggagaagaagaaaacaaggag GTATGATAAGCACATTAGGTATGAATCGAGGAAGGTTCGTGCAGAAAGCAGGGTAAGAATCAAGGGAAGATTTGCTAAGATGGATCACTGA
- the LOC121259288 gene encoding E3 ubiquitin-protein ligase MIEL1: MKNFCPVCYEYLLDSIKATKILKCGHTMHRDCFNDMKKQNMYRCPICSKTMRDISVFWKLLDEEIEATVMPEEYRYDVSILCNDCNNTGKACFHILGHKCHYCNSYNTRRLSAPDN; this comes from the exons ATGAAGAATTTCTGCCCTGTTTGTTATGAG TATCTTCTTGACTCGATCAAAGCCACCAAAATTTTGAAGTGTGGACACACAATGCATAGGGACTGCTTTAATGACATGAAAAAACAGAATAT GTATCGATGTCCTATATGCTCCAAGACAATGCGTGATATATCTGTTTTCTGGAAATTGTTAGATGAGGAG ATAGAAGCTACTGTCATGCCCGAGGAATACCGATACGAT GTTTCAATTCTTTGCAATGATTGCAACAATACTGGCAAAGCTTGCTTTCACATTTTAGGGCACAAGTGCCATTACTGCAATTCATACAACACTCGCAGGCTTTCAGCACCAGACAATTGA